ATGTCAGTAGTTTATCACAGAGGTTCATCTCTCCTCGGCTCTTCCCTGGGGACTTTAGTTTGGTTGCACAATATCCAAATGCATTTAAAGCAATTTTAAGAGATACTTCTCTCTCACACCCTCCTCTAGCTTGTCGACAACATGTCCTAGAAAATCAAATGGTGTGGTTCTCAGATTTTTGATTATGGGGGGCTTTTCACAGCAGATCatgagtgtgtatgcatgcaggACGCGACCTGTGACAGAGGGGAGAGAGATTCTCACTATCCAAGTGAGGTTCTCTGCTATGTGTGCACAGAGGAACCTGGTGCTCTGGTCAGTCTCCACTGGAACACAGCTCTGTCCACATCATCAAGCTTTGGCAGGTTTGGCCAATGACAGTGGAATGCTGTCGATATTCGGGGGAGAGTGATCTCTGCATGGCCGCCTGTATGCCTTCCTCTGTGTGCCTCTGTCATTGGCCAGACCTGCCAAAGTGCAAGCTTGATGATGTGGACAGAGCTGTGTGTGGTTATGGGTGATTAACATGAGGAGGGGTCCTCGTGCTCAGGATGGTGCTACTGGAGATGTCAATTGAGTTCTCCCAGTCAGGAGCTCCAGGGTGCAGAGGGAGGTTTTCAGCATAGTGGTCTCAGCTTGATGGTTTTTTTTGACAGGGTGGCCTTCTGTTCTCTTCTCAGCATCGTCATCGTCAGCTATGGTCAGGCAAAGGTGGATGTTAAGTGCATTGAAAAGAGCTGACCAGAGCCTgcaggaaacagaaatgtaaatttttccACAATTTCGCTGCAGATTCAATACATTAAACAATCCAATTGGAAATACAGCTTGGTGTCAGAGAGACTCCTACAGGGAGACGGTGCAGGGCGATGACAGTGGCCTTTCAAATTCGGATTAAATTGTAACgctgtgctgtggtttccaTCTGCAGTTAATAGGCTCTGTGGTTTAGCGGACAAACTGATACGAGTGTTACTTAGGAGGTTTGGGACAGGCGGTGTATTCTGGAATTACCTCTTGCTACCTATTTTCAGAAAGGTTGCTCCGCCTACAAGTTTCCGCCTATAAGAGGTTTTCAGCATAGTGGTCTCagcttgatgtttttttttgacagggTGGCCTTCTGTTCTCTTCTCAGCATCGTCCCATTTACATCAGCTATGGTCAGGCAAAGCACCTGTACTTTGTGGATCCTGGTGCTTGCAGGTTTAAGATGAAGCCAAAATAACAAGTTAAAATGCCATCATCTAGTCCACTTGCACCTCATTTAAGGACCATGTGTTTTTATCTCTCCAGGGTCTTTAGAACGATTAGAGGTACTAAACACCTTCATAATTTGCTGAATTACTGATTAGAGACAGACCACATCTTGTAAGGCCAGGggggtgtgtatatatataaaaaaaatgggttATGACCAAGGTACAGAGGATAGGTGAAGAGACTTCCATAaaacatataataaaaaatttataaacacacaaaacacttttaccaattatcgaaacaaatttacaagcagcaaatcatacagGAAGGGTTGGCAAAAAGTCGAACGCTTGCCACTGGAAACACAAAAGCTGACCAGTTGGCTGAAATAATTGCCACAAAACATCACAGAGTCTCACAGTCCCTTCACTTCACCCTACTTCTGGTCTATCGTACCTAACCTTTCTAACctattcgctgcttgtaaatctgatttattttacCAAATAGGGCCAAGAGTGCCTTCATTCAGATGCCTTCATTCAGCTCTCCTGCAACTAGGACTGAAAGGTACACAAATTTTACTtctatttagttttatttagtaTAACACGTTTCTATTTACTATATACATCTCTGTTTTTATTAGCCCATGGGAGTGTAAGATGAGTTAACTGTAGGCTTCTTCTTGGTTGCTATGCATTGATATGTTCTACTTTCACTCATCACACAATATACATGAAGATTGTCTAAATATATCTTAGCTTAATTATCATAATACATAATTTAACTTAACTTGGCAGGGTGAAACACTCTGTTGGTAGCTCTGCTTGGGAAAGACTTTCCAGTCAGGGCCTTTCAATTCGTCTGGCTGTGTAAACCGACTGCAGTGTTTATGCAGTGAGGATGTACTTGTTTGTGCTTCAGAGGTTTGTTGGACACCAATGGTCTGCTCTGCCATTTTGAAGATTTACCTCTGCCTACGTTCAAGTGCCCCATTGCCAAATTTGGTGCATGTGAAGGAGTCATTCCTAGTTGGTGTCATGTGGGGAGCATAATTCTGATTGAACACATCTGTTTACAAGAAGTTGCTGTATTTAAGTGGAGTGCTACAACACACAATAAATTGCCAAAAGTGTTGGGACACCCCTGTAACGATCCACCCCGGCATCCAGCATGAGCTGGGTGTGACTGCCCCTCCCAAGGCACTGAGTGcaagccacgccccctcccaatccctcctttaaaggagtgCCTGGACCAGTGTTCCGGGTCCGGACTTGAGATTTGTCTGTCATGTCACTGTGTGTCTGCGAGGTAtgagtgtgtgggagtgtgagAGCAAGTGTGTGCAGTCTGTCTGAGCCGACCCGGGTGGTATGTGCcagcagtggtggggcagtggtggcctagcggttaaggaagcggccctgtaatcagaaggttgctggttcgaatcccgatctgtcaaggtgccactgaggtgccactgagcaaagcaccgtccccagtgGGCGtctgtggctgcccactgctcactcagggtgatgggttaaatgcagaagacaaatttcactttttgcacagtgtgctgtgctgctgtgtatcacatgtgacaatcacttcacttaagcaAGTCAGGTCCCAGCCCACAACTTttagtgagttgtgtgtgtgtgttgtgtattcaGGTGTGGTCATGTGTGGAGTGTCCCAAGTGCGATTGTTTCTTTTCTATCCCTGTTTTCACTTCCCCTTCCCCAAAGCAGAGTCCTATATGTTTGTCCCATAATTCaataaactgtaataataatacaacgcacctgcgcctgggtcctccccttccttggtgtcaTGACAACCCCATTGAATGCAGATATTTCATCACTTCACTGGCCACTGGCTAAAATGAAGCACATAAGCATGCAGGCTGCTTCTACAAACATTTCTGAAACCATGAGCAGATCTCAGGAGCTCAATGAATTCCAGCATGGTATCGTGATCAGATGCCACCCACCCTGGCTACTATAAATGAGCTGTTAGTGGTATTAAAGTGGATGCTATTGGGGACAACATCAACTCAGCCATAGTGTCAATAGCTACACACCTCCCAACTTTATGTTATGCGTCATGGAATGAGCTTTCATGACAAAAGtacttatttttttagatttgtgtCAAATTTAAAATTTGGTGGAGGGAGTATAATGATGTGGGgttgtttttttaagaatcAGATGTTATTAAAGCGTGTAAAGTCAGGCGCTCTAATACTTTATATGATATAGAATAGCTTTGATTAAAAGAAAGGGCAACTTAGTCTCAAGTAAAGCAGATATCTGTTTTTGGTTTTGGGCAAGTTTGGAGTTGTCACCATGGATCTGTCAATAGTATTTGTTTGGGAGGCAGTACAGAGATCATTACACACTAGAATATGCTCATCTAGATCCAGCACACAAAAGAAAAGTGCTCACAAAAGGTCACACACTGAGTCATGTCTCAGTTATATGGATGGAGATTTTAGTGAGTTAAGCtcaaatttttcttttattctgtgtAATGTGCCACCATCACATATGCATGTACATTCCCATGGACCACCACACATAATCAAAACCACTTTAGACAGCAGTGCCAGCTCACTAATCTGAAGATACTGGTTCAAAAGCACATATgcactttcaatcagtagtcacagggacagtccctccctggagcaatttagggttaagtgtcttacccactaggctactaccaccctgaaccttttgttcttcacattcaCTGGACAatttatttgtgttgtttttttcaaaactcTGTATCAGCTCTGATTAAACATCTCTTAGGTCTATTCAAGAATTGACAATTTTGCATTAGGAACATCTTTACACAACACAATAACATTACTATTGACCTGTCCAGAACATTGTTTCTGCTGAACAGCCTTCTTTCTCTATTATCCTCATGTAGCAAAAGACACATTTGATTCTGTCATGATCGCAACTCCGGTTCCGGACCAGAGTTTGCATTGTGCGTGTCTCTTCCTCTGCTTACCTTAGTGTGCTCACCTCTTGTGTCCAGGATAAATGTTTCCTGATCCCGTTCTGTCGCTGCCCGGTCATTGTACGTAGCCCTGTGTCCATGTCGCTGTGTTCTTGTTATGTAGTAAATCCCCTGTCTTTCTAAGTCATGTGAATGTGTTCTACCATCTCAGCCATGTCATCCGAGCTGTGATAGATTCTTACAATTGTACCTACACCCATATTCTCTTTGTGGCATCATGTTTGAACAGTTCTAGATTTTGGAACGACATCCCATATTTAAGAAACAAAGCAGATGTAGATGAGCCGAAACCCATGTAACATTCCTGTTTCTTTAATTATAACATTTTCCCTTTCTGTCATTTACATAAACTGAAAAATGTCAGACTGTGGGAAACATGTTACAGCTTCATAaaggaatgaatgaaattaTGGTACTTTATGatcaatttacatttcaaaaatgtGACAAGTCACACAAAAGTGTCCAGCTGAAGTCAGCAGGGAATTAAAGCAATCATTCTGAGAGTTTCATTTTTCTGTGTCAATCTCACCCACCCTAACATCTCAGTTTTAAATTACCAATAgttttttaagtacatttatGGATTCTCTGTATCTTCTCATTGAGCATCCACACCAGAGTCTTCCTTAGACTGTGACTCGGGGAATTAATGACtgacagaatgaataaaaatgcaaatgaaaaaagaaaaaagcaaataaatgttACTAAATGCCACTTTCAAGGGCATATAGTCTCCTCCAAGTTAGAGAGCTGGCTTTGATTATGAGTCTCTTGCTTGATGAGGAAGGTGGTGCCATAATCAGACACATGTTGTTACATTGTCAACAAATCAATCTGTTTATAtatggaaaaatggaaaatcAAGTTAAATGTTAATACGTTCAAATGTTATACAAATGCCAAATGAGATAAAGCGAAGCTTGTGAAAATTTAACTATGGAGGTGACAGTCTATAAACTCACAGGTCTCAATGGGAGACAAATCTGAAAAAGGCCTGCAGCCACCAGACGTGAAACAACCTCATGCACCACATTTCCTGTGGAATATTTTAGTTCCATGTAATTCCTTGAATAACCTGATCTTTTCTGCTCTAAGCCCAAGGAATGCTGGTTTTACATGGAACACTGAGCATTTGCTTCAGTGGTGTTGTGGCATTAAAATGGAATCATAGCATGAAACCTCCTTTGAAGCATGGACCACGGCTGGATAGAGGATTACTTATAACTCTCTTTAGCTCAAAAGTGTTGTCTTAGTCCATGTGTCACTACATTTCATGGTTTGGAACAATACAGTAGATTTGTTCATACAATGCATCCTGAGCCACAAAGTGTCCTCAGATTATGGGGGGCAGACAGTCTCCTCTGTGCTGGATTTTGACCTTTTCCGCTTGGGTTTGACAAGATGAAATCAACAGTAAACACCTccaggtgtgtgtatgagtgtgtgtagcCGCAGTTTCATGTATTTCAAGGGTGGAAGCCCTCTGCAGAGTtagagagggagaaagggggAAAGGGAAGCAAAATGACACAAAGCATGTGCTTGCATCCTGCAGCATATCATCGCAGTAAGAGAGGAACAGAGGTGACATCTCTGATGCTCCAAGTCCATTAACATCACCACTTGAGGTGATTCACAGCACTACTAGATGCAGTGCGGCATCCTGCGGGTGACAGAATTTCGACCAAATATTCGAGGGTTTGTCAGGCAAAGGTCAGAATCAGCAAGACGTTGTCACTCAAAACTGGGCATACTGATGAAAAAGAATGCAGCATATTATTTCAGAATTTATTCAGTAACAGAAAAGGGCATACATTAATATAATTACTACAATTCAAATTGCATTAAAATTACACCATTTCTTCATTATACATCTTGATTCAACAACACAATCATTAAGCACTGGAAATcctatttgattttttttttctccataagAACATTGGATAACATTCAGATTAAATTGGATTTGCTGTTAAAGTCATGTCTGATAGCTGGTTTGAAAGGGAAATCATGCTCCAGGAAAATCACACAGCAACATTCGACCTGTGTACTGTCAGCTTTTTTCTCCGAAATGAGTCACAAAAAAGTCCACCATAACAAAGAACATGGAAGAATATGTTCCTTCAGGGGAGTAAAAACAGTGAAGTTGTGGATGTTCCTTGTAATGCAGTCAGTGGTTCTGAAGATGCTGAGGACTCCCTCTAGTGCCAATTATGGCACTCTGGGCGATAGATCTGATCCGCAGCTGGGCACACCCTTAGATCTTGACAGCAGATCTTCTCCCCTTTATCAGAAACTGGGTGAATGGGTTAAAGGGTGGCTGACAATGCACTGACATACAGGATCTTATTTAACATGAGGCAGTGCAAGTAACACAATTCCACATCTGATATGAGAAAAAGtcagaatgttcagaaaatGGCCATGTGGTAGCACAGCACATAGgacatctccaagaattatccATGTGAAGGAGAACTGGGACTGGTCTATGAATAGAGATGGTACTGACAAGCCAGTAACTTATACAATTAGATGAATAAAGAAACTGAACGTTGTCTGAACGTGTGCAGTTGCCATGGCTATAGTCCATGTGTGCAAACACTAAGGTGTTTGATCTTGATGCAAACAACATTAGcaagattacaaaaaaattttaCATCACACTCTCAACACAAAGTCCACACAAAGATCACAGTTTTACATAACCCAATATTGGAAGAACACTGATATAAAGCTTGTGAGATAATGGTACATTTATGGAGTAATTTGACTTCCTGTGATATCCAATGGTCCAGCAGcgctgtgtataacaatgacaaaaaccatCACTTCAATCAATTTACTGGTTTCCTCCAATCATCCAAATGCCTAATAATAAATtggctgtaagtgtaaatgtatgagtgagtagtgtgtgtgccCTCCAGTTCACTGGTGCCTTGCCCAAGGTGGTCTTCTGCCCTACCCAGGACTGGCACCTGTGACCCAAACGTGGGTTACAGAATATGACTGTGTGTGACATGATGGTGATCACATTATTAATGTAGAGAACATATCACAGGATTCCCACCTATACCACTGAATGTGCATTCTTTACAAATGAGGATcttgtttgaaataaataaatcagtaaacATCTTCCAAGAGTGCATCATTCATTAACTATCTCTGCAAATTACATTAATACCTCTTACATACCTTTTCGGTGTTGTAGTATGAAAGAAATGTGTAAGAATTTTCACTGTTTGCAACTTAGCAGAAACTCATATAATTAACAATGTGCAgcattttctgtgctttttcttATAAAATCACTCAGAAATATGCATTTGACACCTGTcaaaaatactgttttacaaTGCAGTATATTTgcattatactgtatataacatgatgtaaaatatttaatttaaatatgctTAATTCATATATACTGCTCTGATGTGAGAAACCCTCAGACCAGggtcacatttatttattgtgtattataaataggtatattaataaattaaggCATGCTTTCTGCTTCCAGATCCAGCAGATCGTCACAGTTAAGggaattatttttgttcatttgccaCTAGAAGtgaaaagaatacaaaaaaaaaagattatgcTTCCAAATCTCCAAAGATGTTGCTATATCGGCAAGAAATTGTGGTAAAAGAGCTCACCTGCAGATTGTCTAATATAAGCAGCGCCTTGTTAGGATGTAGCCTGCAAAGTCTCACGTGCCACGATGGCTGGTGTTGCTTTGGGTGCTGCATTCACAATTATTCACGTCGATTTCACAGTCTGTCCTCTTGACACTAGGGGAGGATTTCAGGGCTTAAAAAGAAGAACACAGGGGACATGCGGTTGTAAAAAAAGACAGGTATACAAAGAAATCTGATGAAGGAGCCTACTGTGCACAACACATCATTTTTTGAATGACAGTCAGATTAGGTGTGTCTGACTGTCATTCAAAAAATGATGTGTTGTGCACAGTAGATCAGCTTTTGAGGTTTTTGTTTTCAGATTGATTTGGGAAAGGACATTCCTTAGAAAACTGAATTCCATACCCCTTGTGAGCCACTCACTGTTTTTTCCATTTGGAGTTACATTTTCATGGTAAATTCACaaaggtttttttaaaaaaactgatctCTTTGCGAGAATTCATTACATAAATGGGCAGCAGACCTGAGTTTGTGGAAGGGTATGGCACACAGCGATCCTCCATGCAGTCCCAGATCATGCCCCGGTCGCAGAGCCTGTGAGACTCCACAGAGTGTCCTAAAGGAGAACACCTGCAACATACATACATTGAAATGCTTTCTTTTGGGAGTTCCGCTAGAACTGGTTTCACTGGTGTTGAAATTTGAGGTAAAAAATGATTGAACTGAGACTTCTGACTGCCATTATCTTGCATGAGCAGGCTGGCCAATAACGCACCAGTTTGTCCGACGAGGAGTCGTGTGTCTACGGATCAGGGGCGGCTCCAGACAGCTACACTCTGTGTGATTGGCTACCTTCACCAGCACCGGCTCTGGGCCATGCCTGAAGGGGATGACACTCAGGAGCTGCGGGATCCCGACAATCAAGCAGAGCAAGAGTGAGGCGGTAGGAGGAGTAATGTGGACTCTGAGGGAGAAACACTCACTGTTTTGTTGATGtaggtggtgctggtgtttcGGCAGGTCACGCCCTCTTTGTTGCAGCAGCCATTACACCGGAACACTGAGACACACGGTGGTTTGAAGAACAGCTCGGCGGTGGTGCCGAGCTCCGTGGCCACATCAACACAAGTCTCCCTGGGCATGCACTGGGTTTTCTGCCACTCTTCATCAATGGCTGTACACAAACGGGAAAAAGTGTGCCAATACGTGGTGATTGCAGGCCACATGTCACGCTCCTTTATAGGTGGGATGCATTTTCAAACTAAAAATTTGAAGGATGTGGCCTGTGTTACAGCCACATGAATGCCAGGGCCTAAAATCACACAGCCTTTGCCAACTTGGTTCCTTCTTTTAGTTCATCCTGATGCAATTTATAGAAAATGTGATTCAtccttcttccatttttttgcaGACATTGACAGTTTAAGGAAGATTGACTTCAACTGGCAGCCCGCACCTCATGAATTTTAACATTGCCAGTGCTATTCATATGACTGATCAGTGTCGTTTCGAGTTTCAGTCTGTTTCAATGTTTGGCAGAATGCGACTGAAAGCATTAATCTTGATGTAGAAAGAGTTTCGAAATTTGCTAGATGAAACTATGGGACATTAAAGTGTTACTGGACCTTTCAGGATATCCAGGCTGTAGGAGGCAGAAGCATAACGCGTGGCGCGATGGGATCCTGGTGAGGAGGGTCGGAGGTCAGAGGCTGAGCTGGAGTCCAGGTTCTTCAGTTTCATACGACACTTCCACAGCTTCCAGTCAGGGAAGTCTGTCAGTCGGAGAAACTCATCGAGGCTGGAGGCAGATTTCACCTCTTTTGCCCACTGACTCTGCTATTAAGACAAAGGCCCAGCTGAGAATCAACGGTGTGCGTGACATTAAGCTGTTCAGTAATTTGGGGTTAATTGCTTCATTTGACCAACAGAGGGCAGCACAGAATCACACTGCCACTCAATAGATACAGCAAAGACACAAGCTTGCGGAAACACCCAAGCACCCATAtgctgaataattaaaaaatcaaTGACTTGTCAACGGGGGTAAGGTACCAGATCCGTCCAAAACTGTCTAAACAAACCCAATACAGCAACTCTTATGGATATGATGACAAACTAATGGGAAACTGTCTAAAATCTTGATGTACACAGATTTTTGCTCTGAAAGTATTTCTTATACTTAAGGTCCACTTGTAGCACAACAGCTATGCtatagtttaaaaataaatgggaTATAATTTAATCTTGCTGAATTTTACTGATGTCTGTGAGTTGGATCATACTGATGTGTATTGATTTAAATACCAAACAAAGCAAAGACACAGGAAACCCTGTTAAAGTGAGGAATCTCTGTCATGAAAGGCTGACCTCCAGCTTCCAAATGAGTTATGCCAGAGTTGAAGAGAATCATTGCAACCCACTGCAGGAGTCTGGACAATTTCCATTAGTGCCCAGACTAACTCCTATTGCCAGGAAGACGGAACATCTCTTGGCCTCGGCCATCTGCAAGCAGCTGGGCCTGGGCTGGGTTCCCCAAAATCTGGTTCTCCAGCGTTTCCTATCGTCCACCTGTTTAACTGTTCATCAAAAACTGGCCGCACACTGATGCATCTGGAATCTTGTCTGATGGAACATCACCGTTGGGTTTGGCAGGAACATGTGTTTTTACATGCACAGCACAGTGACTCAGTGTTTTAAAGCCATAGTGCCTTGGACCTACAACATCGCTAATGGGCTAGAGGAGGCGCCCAGACCATCATCAGAACAATGGAATTAGTTGTTTGTGGCAGTTATGTAACACTTACAGTCCGTAGCTCCCTACAGAAacatgttgcatttttaaacccACATTATATGTCATAATTACAACACATGTATTATATAA
This genomic stretch from Denticeps clupeoides chromosome 5, fDenClu1.1, whole genome shotgun sequence harbors:
- the vegfd gene encoding vascular endothelial growth factor D isoform X1 is translated as MQALFGVFMHVLLTSSVKLMVAVRDHRQSQWAKEVKSASSLDEFLRLTDFPDWKLWKCRMKLKNLDSSSASDLRPSSPGSHRATRYASASYSLDILKAIDEEWQKTQCMPRETCVDVATELGTTAELFFKPPCVSVFRCNGCCNKEGVTCRNTSTTYINKTLLSVIPFRHGPEPVLVKVANHTECSCLEPPLIRRHTTPRRTNWCSPLGHSVESHRLCDRGMIWDCMEDRCVPYPSTNSALKSSPSVKRTDCEIDVNNCECSTQSNTSHRGT
- the vegfd gene encoding vascular endothelial growth factor D isoform X2, whose product is MQALFGVFMHVLLTSSVKLMVAVRDHRSQWAKEVKSASSLDEFLRLTDFPDWKLWKCRMKLKNLDSSSASDLRPSSPGSHRATRYASASYSLDILKAIDEEWQKTQCMPRETCVDVATELGTTAELFFKPPCVSVFRCNGCCNKEGVTCRNTSTTYINKTLLSVIPFRHGPEPVLVKVANHTECSCLEPPLIRRHTTPRRTNWCSPLGHSVESHRLCDRGMIWDCMEDRCVPYPSTNSALKSSPSVKRTDCEIDVNNCECSTQSNTSHRGT